The sequence atctaaaaaaaatacataaaaatactataaactacaataattaacaacttaaaaaatttaaaagatataaaatatttggttgactcttgaaattgtattagtgtcacttaaattgaaatagaagaaaagtattataaatcataataattaaaaacttaaattatttttaaaatataattcactatcaatgccacaaaagcttggataagaaaatcaacatatattatttgaaagttacattaaaaatattgtaaattacaatagttaacaacttaaattatctaaacacgtattaaaaatatgattgattatctaaattctatatgtgtcacataaattgagataaaaaataacatatattgaacctGTGCTAGATCTCggatgaatcttagaatgtatatgcaatccttttaaaaaaattatttaaatatatcaagattgaaaagacaaattcTAATACAGCacaccaaacaatgtataagaaataatgacAGCATAATAACACCAAATATTACTAATTcaagcattattaatgcaaacattactgATAcgttctattcaaaattatttttatacactctaacaaacgaCTCCTACGTTTCAATGGAAGAAACATATACAAAAGTAAAGTTCGATAAAACATTTACATAAGTATATTTTATggtgttctcaaagtcaaataacttaaattgaTATGACGGATGGTaacttataaatttttttgatataacttttgaaacacttaaaatttaaatttaatttaacttcaaagaacaagttgacaaataaaagagaaggaaaaagaaatcAAAGGATGTTTATGTTGGCTTAGTAGGAGAATATGATGTAATTGGATTATTAATGGCAAcccacatgtgatgtaatattcaatgactagataaccctttgtttttttcaacaattattttctattttatacaaCAAGTGTCAAGTCCTATGTATTAATTTTAAGTTCATATTTTATACTCAATGTAGCAAATCTCAATCATCtaaactttaaaatgcatcaaatttttttatttatatgaataagtTATACATAATCACCTTGCAAGATAATTCGACTCCTTGCAGCAAACATATCCATAGAATTAAGCATTGTTAggaaatatgataaaagaataGTGAAGTGTATGCTGGAtcttctcattttattttcttgcaTTTTCCTCCCTATAAGAaaaaaatctattgcaacatcagtCCTGGAAGTGATGATTGTTGCAGAATTCTCATATCGTTTACCAGTAACATTTCCTTCTGCtaaattttaatgtgattttcTTCTGAATTCTGATTACTAGTACATTTAGGAAGGTGCGGAGGatgtggattagggtagagggttgggggtgggagtgcgtcggtaacaGTAAGGAAGCGTTCttttgtgtctgaagtttcttgttcgtggtgttgtggTTGTATTATTATCTTCTGGCTAGCGATGTTAGTTTATTTTTGCATatcgtactagtttatatgcatagTTTATTTTTGCATATCGTACtatttatatgcacttatcttttgtgtttgttatactgttatcggtcctaagccgggggtctatcgaaaatagcctctctacttcacctgaggtagtggtatggtctgcgtacattctaccctccccagaccccaatatgtgggaatatactgggtatgttgttgttgtaattttttataattcataattcgaatTAACATCAATGTACTtattatacataatcaaaatatcttaatgttgggcccgtatTGACACAGGCCATGTTCCTCTAGTACCAAATCTAAAAGGAAAGGAATAAAAAGCATATTTTAGCAACAAAAACATGTGGCAACAAAAATATGATGAAAGCTACTAACTCAAAAAGATTAGTCTTCAACCGCATATGAAAGAACAGAAACATACCAAGTGAGGCATACTCTTAGCTTTATGAACAATTTTCCTAGCTAGAGCTATATAATCCATACAGTTAAAATTTCATCATTAGAGGttatttggtagagtgtattgtaaAATGTGTACTATTAGTACCTTATTTGGTACGTTTTTTTGTCTATGTATAATTAATACAAGTATTAGTTGTACACcctattgtgtattgaagtgtgtattagtaatacactttATTTtctgtgtattagtaatacaaaaactttaaacacatgcattaacttattaaatgaccttactACCCCTCAATTCCCTCTTGAAATATTTCACAATTCATTTTCCCACCATTTTATTTTGCAACAGTAAatcttctcaaaatatttcacaattctTTTTCccagtattttaatttacaataatgaatagttgatttaaataactacaatatgtttatgatttgcttctaaggtctttaaaaagattaaaaaaaaatcttgagactattccttaattttacatcttgtattttatttttatttcaactatGTCAATCTGTCGACATAATATTTTATGCGCAAAAACGAAGGTCTTGTAATTAAGTctaaacctctatatactagttcaataatactaattatgtttAAGATGACAAAAAAACTTTGTTGCAATGAAAATATACAAATTCAAAGAAGAgtatttttataaacaaacatttcttttatataaattatgtaagattattatttcttatacatcaaaccaaataatgtataagaaataatacatgcatttccaatacaagcattactaatacacatgggtcgtttggtagagtgtataagaacaatacaaaatataatgtattagtaatgcttgtattggTTATACttatattagttatgcatgtattatttcttatacattgtttggtttgatatataagaaataatatatcttccataatttatataaaagaagtgtttatttataaaaatacccttctttgactTTGTACACTTTTTTTTTGCAACAATGTTCTTTTgtaatctcaaatataattaatattgttgaactagtatatagagatTTTGGATTAATTGCAAGACATTCATCTTTGTGCATGAAATGTTACGCCGAccgattaacatagtcgaaacaaaaataaaatacaagatgtaaaattaaagaatagtctcaagaattttttttaatcattttaaagaCCATCGtagcaaagcaaaaatatgttgcggttatttaaatcaactattctttattgtaaattaaaatggtaggaaaagaaattgtgaaatattttgagaagatTCACTGTTGGAAATTAAAATGGCgagaaaagaaattgtgaaatattttgaaagtgaaattgaggggtattaaagtcatttaataagttaatgcatgtgttaaaagtctttgtattactaatacatagaaaatgatGTGTATTACTGATACACAcatcaatacacaatagagtataAGCAAAAAGACGTACCAAACAAGATACTAATAGTATACattaattaatgcatgcattatattttccaatacactctaccaaacaactcCTATATTCtacattattcttatatactctacCAAATCACCCTTTATTGTTTTAGTTTAAGAAATCAGTTTGAGAGTTCAAaagatttctctattttttatggGTAACAAGAGTACAAAAAGCTACttccttcgtttaaaaaagaatgacttactttcctttttagttcgtttaaaaaagaatgacttcttttcttttttgacaacttctaaattttaacttttcacgtgtcatgtttaaaaccacaagattgaaggacattttgatatatttgacatatctttaatttaaaaccataagatttgaaagtcttatttattttttaaattgcgTGTCAAATCTAATTAGgctattctttttgaaacggaggtaGCACTAATTAGGAgtacaaaatatttataatttgacCAAAAAAGGAAATGACAATAGGGAGGCATTTTTAGGGACTTTGGATTAAAAAGTACAAAGAATTTATCCAATTAAGTGAGAGTCTTTAAgttttttaaattagatatttttaaaTTAGGTGGGagggacaattttttttttttgaagttttttcatTCCAACAACTTCTTCTAGAACAACTTTGGTAGTTATTCGATAACTTTCCAAAGTTGTTCAATAATTatcaaagttgttcaacaactgagTTTTTCAGATAACTAATATAATTGTCCaacaattatgtttttttttttaaatttgtggaCCCGCTTGTCCCCTTTTGTTTATTGGAAACTTGAAGGGTTTTTGACTCATTTTTGTCGgcaatttttgataattttttatcaCACCTTAATATATTACTATACCGCACAGCTTACTCTCCTTTTCAGCTACTCCTCTGACCACCATCGGACTTTTCAGCTGCCTCACCACCCCATTTCCACCATTTTCCGTATCGCCGCTGTCATTTTTCCAGCTGAAACTTGCAATATTAGTCATCCGTTTTCAGCACTCATGGGTGAACAAACCCAAGTACAAACATTAACCGAAGCCCAAGCTCAACCCCCACCCCCGCCACAACCACAATCTCTACCCAATTCTGATTCCACGGTTGATGTCTCCCCAAATCCGTCTAACCCTTCCAAAATCCCAATTCGACCCCAAAAAATCCGAAAGCTCTCTTCCACCCCCACCTCAAATGGAAAACCCCCACAGACCACCGCCGTACCATCACCATCCACAGCAACCACCGTAGCGATTACCAGTACAACCGCCAAGAGTCGTCGTAAGAGTACACCGAAATCATCAAGgatttttccccaaatcattaAACCCTTATCAGCTGATGGAGAAATCGACAATGCAATCCGGCACCTCCGTTCTGTGGACCCGCTTCTTGTTTCCTTAATAGATACACTTCCTCCCCCACAATTTGAGTTGCACCATTCTGCGTTTTTAGCCCTTAGCAAGAGCATTCTCTATCAGCAACTAGCTTATAAAGCAGGCACTTCAATATACACTCGCTTTGTGTCCCTTTGTGGAGGAGAGGACGCTGTTTGCCCTGACATTGTTCTCGCCCTCTCTGCTCAACAGCTTAAGCAAGTTGGTATCTCGGGGCGAAAGGCTAGTTATCTTTATGACTTAGCAAACAAGTTTAGAAGTGGGATTTTGTCTGATGAAACTCTTGTAAAGATGGATGATAGGTCATTGTTTACAATGCTTTCGATGGTGAAGGGTATTGGTTCTTGGTCAGTGCACATGTTCATGATATTTTCGCTTCATAGACCAGATGTTTTGCCTGTTAGTGACTTGGGAGTCAGGAAAGGTGTGCAAATGCTACATGGTTTGGAGGAATTGCCAAGACCGGCGCAGATGGAGCAATTATGTGACAAATGGAAGCCTTATAGATCTGCAGGGGCGTGGTATATGTGGCGGTTAGTGGAAGGGAAAGGGACTCCAACTACTACAGCAGCACCAATTGAAGGTGATAATGTGCACACACTGCAGCAAATTCAGACACAGCAGGAAGCTCAGCAACATCAACTGCAGCTTCTGGAACCAATTAATGGCATTGAAAATCTTGGGTATTTGACCTTTCTATATATGAGCTAATTGTAGTTGTTTCTGCATTGTATTCTGGAGTAGCATGGTTGTTAATCCTTTCATTATGCTTCAGTTGCCTTCCTGttgtttttaaatttgatttctcCTGCAGTCTATCAAATGTTCATTACATGTTTGTTGGAAAGAGGAAGCTGGAAGAGGATTCTAAACAACTCTATCGAGCCGAACAGCAAAAAGAGAAAGATAGAATACCTCTCTTAGCTAGCCTAACATGCTATTTATTAATGCACTCtctttttcaatgatgccaaagaATATAAATAACTAATTTCCTGCCAGAATAAAAATGTTGAACTTAGTCATGCCCCTCCTTAAATGGAATAGAGCAAGAATTTATCCACACTGGAGGTTGTTTGGTTTGCAAACAATTTATACGTGAATTATATTGTGGGGATTATCATATGTGAATTAGATAATGACGGACAATCTCTTTCAAGTACAATCTGGAATATTGTGGCGCTGTGTCAGTCGTCTCTACCACTAAGAAATGTGCCAACTTGGTAAGTtggtctacaatcacccaaatagagttGTACTTTAGACGGGTGGGTGGTAATCCAAACCACAGCTGCAAATGTTTAGATTCGAGGAATAGAGCAGAAAGGCTATGAGCTGATACATATAGTTGACCTCGACTAATTTAGATTTGAAGAATAGTCGATTGACATATAGCTAATATGCAGCCGATTTGATAGGTTAGTTTATGTGGCTACTCATGTTGAATAATGATGTATGTGACTTCTATTACTCTGATGTTTCTCCTACACAAGTACCTGTGTATGGGGCGGGGTAACGCTGGGCCTTGGCATTCTATCAGTAATGTGTGGGGTTGGGAGGAGGGGGGAAAACGGTAGATTTCAGTCGGCTAAATCATACAAGTTAGAGAACACTCGTGCAAGAATTACAATGAATCAGTAATGAAGGGATTTAGTCCATGTTTATAAGGCAAAAACCTTGGGGTCTAAGATTTTAAAGGGTCTAACCATTTGCCAATGAGGCAAAAATCCTGGGACGAGGATCCTAAATGTTTTTCTAGCAGCCTGTCAGGAGATAAGTGACAGACAAATTGTAAATTTTTGAGAGACCTTGCTTTTAGCCTTATGTATCAATGGTTTCACTATTGTTTATTTGCAACAAGTCCTTGTCCACTAGAATTCGCCTAATTTATATAACACCATTAACTAAAGGAAAAGGATGGGTGAAAGGATTTAAAGCTTCTAATGGGGAGGGTGACGAAGTTGAAATCACTCATCTCCTCAATGCAGGCGACTCATTTGTCTTTTGTGATGCTAAAGCAAATCAACCTAAACACGCAAGGCTTATTCAAATCATCTTTGAAGCTGTTTCTGAGCTTCATGTTAACTGGAGAAAGAATATGCTATTCCCAGTCAAAGAGATTGTTAATATATAGGTTCTAGCAGCAAATTTGAGCTGTGAGGTGGGGTCTCTACCAACTACTTATTCAGGGATGTCCTTGCGCTGAAAAAGTAAAGCTCATGAAATCTGGAATAAGGTACTTAAAAGATGTGAAAAGAGATTAGCAATCTGGAAGAGCCAGTATTTTTCTATGGGAGGAAGAGTGATATTAGTGAAGTGTGTACTTGATGCACTTCCTACATATGTCATGTCTTTGTTCCCTTTATCTTGCAACGTGAGGAAAATAATTGATGTATAAAGGAGGAACTTCATATGGCAAGGAAACGAAGACAATAAAGCTATCCATTTGGTTAGCTGAAACACACTTATCAAAAGTAAATCAAAGGAAGTTTGTGCATCAAGAATCGTAAAGGTACAGAACCAAAGCTTACTTATGAAATTGCTATGTTATTGCCTTGTGGAGAAGGGTCATTTGTGACAAGTATGATTGAGATGGATATTGGTGCTTGCATTGCCAACAGTCCTTATGGGTTGGGATTTGGACTCTAGCAGACTACTGGAATTCCGTGGCTGCTAATACCACTATAAAGGGTGGGTTTTGGGGGGTGGGTAGGTGGATGGGGGAATGGAAGGAAAAAGTTCTTGGAGCGATAACTGTTCAAGACATGGTTCTCTTAAAGATCTGTTTCCAGATCTTTTTAGCATTGCTTCACTACCTGAAGCAAAACCTGAAGCAGTTTGGGGATTACAAGGATGGAATATTATTTTCTGAAGATTCTTGAATGATTAGGAACTTGAGAGAGCTTTTGACTTTGTCAAGACTTTGGAAACATTTTTAACGTCTCAAAGATGCTGAGTAGattttcattattaaatcttCTTACCTCCTGATACATCTCTGCCTAGCGCTCACGATGTGGAACCCTGACAACATGATATCAAGGTAAAGGAGCCTCTATAAGAGGTCAAGTATGATGGTCAACTTTACAAACAATCAAAGCCTATTTGGCCATTTTTGTAATAATCATTAGTAGCTGCTATAAATAGCATAGTTTACGGTTAATGACTTAATTCAGCATAGTCTAGATTTTGATGAATGAGTATGATACTCCTGTTGCTGAGTGTACAGGGAATATCCCTTTTATATCTTTAATGACCCCAATTTGGATTTCTCTTGTTATGGATCCAATTATGAGTTCAATCTCTTCTCCCTTGGGATTGAATATCCTTTCTTTCTGTTAATTTTTGTGTATCCTGATCTAATTTCTTGTATACTATCCtttatgctatcttgtttgtAATTGTTTGTTCCATTTTATTCCTTTCGTGTTTGAGTTCATATCATCTTGGTACCAGTGTTTGTGACACTGTCTAAGTAAatgaattttatcaaaaatcaaagaaGTTCCAAAAAATAGAGATCTGTATCTTTTCTTTTCGGTTCATGTTGCAGGCCACTGCTTGAGtttaaaacaaatattattatatgtatatCGAAATTCGAAACTCATTTTgttcttcactatttttctttgtgcttCACCACTGATACCTGAGGTTTGCTAATCTGAGATAGTTTGGATGATTCAAAAACCCAAATCTGAATTTAATTACTGTTTCTGAAATCTGCAATTCACTATTGATGTGTTTCCACAGCTTTTCAATTCTGAAAGTTCTTTGAAGATATTGGTCCAATTCGAATGGGTGTTGTCTAGTGCGattgaaaattgattttcaaGTTTGAATTTGATGCTTGGAGTCGATTGAAGCTTGTTTAAACTGGGTTCGATCGAAAATATCTACAACTAACTTGGCAAAGAAGATGAGCTAGGTTGATTGATTTTATCAAGGTTTGATCAAATTTCTTGCCTCCTGGGCTTAGTTCCTATGTTTGTGAGGAGTTCCTGATTCACATATGAATTTGGATTAGGCTTGAGTGAAAATTGAATTCACCAGTGTTGGCTGAGAGAGCTTTGTACTGAAGCTTTTGAGTTCGAAATTTTGTATGCTAATTTGAGTTAGGAAACTGATTGTATCGTGTTTGGAAGCTCGAAACACTAGCTGAAATTTGGAAATAATTGTGGTACAACACGTGGAACTCCGGTGAAGATTGAAGGTGAAATTTTGAATTGCTTTAATCGAGGTTTGTTGTTGTTCCCGTAGGATTGAATATTGGGGTTTGTTCCTGATATTATTGTGGACTAATTCCTCGGACATGACATTTAAGGATAAAAAGGGCAACACAATAAATTGAATTAGGGAGGAACATAAATTAACAAAAAAGTGGGATAATCAATCCAAGGAAAAGAGATTGAACTAATAATTGGCTCCATGACAAGGGAAATCCAAAATGGGTTCATTAAAGAGATAAAAGGGATACTAGatcaagtacattatgtaaggcGAAATCTGAAAAGAGGAAGAAGCCGAGCTGCAAGAAAAATTCCCGCTGCTACTAACATGTATAAAACCCGAAAGAGAATTAGGCCCCTCCATGGCATACAGGTAGCCATACATGAAGGGGATTGGATAAATTTAGCAACTGCACCGACAAATAAGAGAACAACACATAAAGTAACACAAAAAAAACTAGCCTCATTATTATAAATCAAgttatttaatatttcaaataaatcccTAAATTCAAAACTTCCCATTGTCCAATAAAAACCTAAAATTCCTAATAATAAACCAAAATCCCCTAAACGATTAGTTACAAAAACTTTTTTGACTAGCATTTTCCACAACAAGTCATGTAAACCAAAATCCTATTAATAGTTTCCCTATTAGTGTATTAAAATCGAGCGAGCGCAACAAGGTGCAGGTTTGTTGCTTTTTAAGACTGAAGCGCACTTGAGCCCAAATGGTGGATTCAGTAAGTTCTTGCGAATAACCACATCCACTGACTAAGAACATTAAACTAAAAGCCTAGATAAAATGAGCACAAAGTGAAAAGCAAGCGCTTCTCAATTGAAAGCGAGAAGTGCTTGAAGTGTacaatttgtttttaattttaaaattctgaACTCCTTTTAGAAGAGAAAAACACTGTCTAGGACAACTAGCATGGGTAGAGCTACAATGTCTCGAGGGTGCGCAAACGCCCTTCGCGGGAAAATTATACTACGTATGTGAGTAAAATGTTACTTGATATGGTTATATATTAAGATTTGTGCACCCTAAACACTTGTAGCTTGGCGGTGGAAGGCGTCCAAGAAAAGCCTAGGTGCATGCAGGTTCGATTCCTTGTAGCTGCATTAGttccacttttatttttaaagaaccAATGCCAACCTCACCCCTTAatatactactccctccgtttaaaaaagaatgacctacttttctttttagtccatttaaaaaagaatgacccttttccccttttgacaatactttaatttcaactttccacatggcatgtttaggaccacaagattaaagtgcattttggtacatttaacacaactttaatttaaggccacaagattcaaaagtcttctttattttcttaaactttgtgccaagtcaaagtaggtcattctttttgaaacggagggagtaataattaTTACTTTCTGTATTTGTTAATTAAGTGATTTTGTGCTATAATAGTTaataatttgttatttattaaataattcttaATTAGTGACCAACAATGTAAAATTctatataaaaagaataaaagtatcAATAGCCAATTGGATTCCCAAACAATGTATCTTTGACTTTCTTTTGCTTTTCATTACTTTTTTGAATAAAACTTAAAAGTAGTTCTACAACTCCGCCAAAATCGAAAGCAAAAATGCTCcacaaagaaagtaaaaagatCTCGTCGATTCTGCTCTTTGTTCTTCATGTCTCACTTCTATCGCTGTCCTTGGCAGAGGCCCATGAAAGCTTAAAACATGAAAGTAGTTTTGTCTAGATTGAaccctcttctctctctcttaCTTTTTTGGGCTCCGTCCTTTCACTtcatattaattaaattaaatatgaatttattagAGCTAAATATTACACACTTTGGTTTTAAACTTTTTAGTGGATCCATTCATTAGAAAAAAGTCAATTGCTAATATTGCAAAACAAGTTTTGGTGCATCCATTTTTTCGAAACTATTTTCTTATCCAACCTTGAACATCCTTCATGAAATTCTGGCCCCACTGACGACTAGGCTTTTTCCTGCTTTGTGCACTCTTCCTATGACATCATCTGACCCAACTGGGACATATGGGGAAAAAAGTTGGTCCGATGGATAAGAGCTCAGTTATATGAATTCTTATGCACTCCTTTGCCTTGATATAATCTTGTAAGGGTTCCACATTTTGAGTGCTAGGCCGGGATAATATATCATCTTCTTTTTATCTAACTCTGATCAAGATAATAGATGAATGGCCAATGAGGTATATTTGGAAATTCAAGGTCCCTTTAGGGTGGTTTACTAAGATTTATTTCTACTTGCATAGGAAAACTCCATCAGTAGTAGGGCTAGATAGAAGAGACCCACTGGAATAAATCAGGGATCTTTTCCTTTCACATACTTGGGGTGTCCAGTTttctatgaaaaaaaattaagtcccATTTTGAAGAATAACTGTGGAAGGTTTCAAGGAGGTGATATCTTGGCAGAATAGATTCCTATCATTTGGAGGGGTGATATATCCTAATTTTCCATGTGTTGTGGTGCTTTTCATGTTTAGTGGCAAGAGAATCTTGTCTTAACTCTAGAAACCCTGAGAAGTATGGGATTTCTACTATGTTCTCTAAGTTCCTTGCATGTAATATTGGAAAGCTACAATCATTTGTTCCTACATTCCCTTCTTACGGATTAGTTATGGCAACTTTTTATCAACATTGTGTAACTTAGATGGAGTATGCTAACAACCATTTCAAATATTTCGGTTATGTTGGCATTACAATAGCATTTAGTGCTGCAGAAGAATACCGTTATCGAAGGATTGATATAGAGAAAAAATTCCTATATTTCTTATCTAAGCCCACCTGCCTTGGGATGAGCAGTAATCggaaatttgaaattgattttaatGAGCAACACTTCCTCGTAGGGTTATCAAAGTAGGTTCCTTTAGCCATCGTAGGCTTTTTTCTCTGCTTCAGCTTGAGAGCTCCTTTGTACATCAAGCTTTGGCCTGCCGTCGACTCTGGCTATGGTGTGCTTCTTGGCATAGGTACACCACAGTAGCTAAGGCAACCTCATTTCAGCTCGCATTGTATTTGAAGTGGAGGATTTCTCTTGCATATGCTGCACA comes from Capsicum annuum cultivar UCD-10X-F1 chromosome 2, UCD10Xv1.1, whole genome shotgun sequence and encodes:
- the LOC107858535 gene encoding alkylbase DNA glycosidase-like protein mag2; the protein is MGEQTQVQTLTEAQAQPPPPPQPQSLPNSDSTVDVSPNPSNPSKIPIRPQKIRKLSSTPTSNGKPPQTTAVPSPSTATTVAITSTTAKSRRKSTPKSSRIFPQIIKPLSADGEIDNAIRHLRSVDPLLVSLIDTLPPPQFELHHSAFLALSKSILYQQLAYKAGTSIYTRFVSLCGGEDAVCPDIVLALSAQQLKQVGISGRKASYLYDLANKFRSGILSDETLVKMDDRSLFTMLSMVKGIGSWSVHMFMIFSLHRPDVLPVSDLGVRKGVQMLHGLEELPRPAQMEQLCDKWKPYRSAGAWYMWRLVEGKGTPTTTAAPIEGDNVHTLQQIQTQQEAQQHQLQLLEPINGIENLGACIWSQ